A genomic region of Streptomyces rimosus contains the following coding sequences:
- a CDS encoding phosphotransferase gives MARTGWWELPADAWAAVEAHTGPVAGVRDVADGLTCSTAAVLTPGAGPVFMKGVPVGDARGRAGQAMEAVVNAAVRGVGPRLLWQVEAGGWDLLGFEYVEGRHADLSAGSADLVLVASVLHSAQDVRAPEGAGVPSFADRFTDVLPPEQLELLRGDTLLHTDTNPHNLLVGGGRAWLVDWAMPAVGPAWVDVAYTTVRLMEADCPAGEALEWAAQFPSWEAADPRAVQALVTGTCRLWERQVGARDARHSNARYAALAA, from the coding sequence ATGGCGCGTACCGGGTGGTGGGAGCTGCCGGCCGACGCGTGGGCGGCAGTGGAGGCGCACACGGGCCCGGTGGCCGGTGTGCGGGATGTCGCGGACGGTCTGACTTGCAGTACGGCGGCCGTGCTCACGCCCGGTGCCGGCCCGGTGTTCATGAAGGGCGTCCCCGTCGGTGACGCGCGCGGCCGGGCCGGACAGGCGATGGAGGCCGTGGTGAACGCGGCAGTGCGCGGCGTGGGCCCGCGGTTGCTATGGCAGGTCGAAGCCGGGGGGTGGGACCTGCTCGGCTTCGAATACGTCGAGGGTCGGCACGCGGACCTGTCGGCCGGCTCGGCGGACCTGGTGCTGGTGGCTAGCGTCCTGCACTCGGCTCAGGATGTCCGGGCTCCCGAGGGCGCTGGTGTCCCCTCGTTCGCCGACCGGTTCACCGACGTGCTGCCGCCCGAACAGCTGGAGCTGCTGCGCGGCGACACGCTGCTGCACACGGACACGAACCCGCACAACCTTCTTGTCGGTGGGGGCCGGGCGTGGCTGGTGGACTGGGCGATGCCCGCGGTCGGCCCGGCGTGGGTGGATGTGGCGTACACGACGGTGCGGCTGATGGAGGCCGACTGCCCGGCGGGCGAGGCGTTGGAGTGGGCGGCGCAGTTCCCCAGCTGGGAGGCAGCGGACCCGCGGGCCGTTCAGGCGCTCGTTACGGGGACGTGCCGCCTGTGGGAGCGGCAGGTCGGTGCACGGGACGCCCGGCACAGCAACGCGCGCTATGCCGCCCTCGCCGCCTGA
- a CDS encoding SpoIIE family protein phosphatase — MAKATERAAETVEVGVAQRPGTEAPCADGYDVHRVGQEVFAAVVDGAGHRPETVRYVALAPAVLTHMGAAIGGLAGLMTAGQMTQAYDRPPHVSAVYATMAPGEPTSVHWIGDCRVYGWHENRLTQWTTDQTMGEWLRTINGGAAMEIAEEHDNWSRLGLAQASAATCRQVEIPAAVRMVLLVSDGISDQVDQETAEALCRAYGGAPQSLADALVAAAEENEDGYRDDATVVALLRQAGSQPAAAEVGPVDKEQGSTSPVDRLTRQQRHYVACFAQCASMEEIADRRGVSRGAVLQARRQIMKRLDLTSPEQFEAFTQQYGDEAWEKICH, encoded by the coding sequence ATGGCAAAAGCAACTGAACGCGCGGCGGAGACGGTAGAGGTGGGAGTCGCTCAGCGGCCGGGCACCGAGGCCCCGTGCGCGGACGGGTACGACGTGCACCGGGTCGGCCAGGAGGTGTTCGCCGCCGTGGTGGACGGGGCCGGGCACCGGCCGGAGACGGTCCGGTACGTCGCGCTCGCCCCGGCGGTGCTGACGCACATGGGCGCGGCCATCGGCGGGTTGGCCGGCCTGATGACCGCCGGGCAGATGACGCAGGCGTACGACCGGCCGCCGCACGTCTCCGCCGTGTACGCCACCATGGCGCCGGGCGAGCCCACCAGCGTGCACTGGATCGGGGACTGCCGGGTCTACGGCTGGCACGAGAACCGGCTGACGCAGTGGACGACCGACCAGACGATGGGCGAATGGCTGCGGACGATCAACGGAGGCGCAGCGATGGAGATTGCCGAGGAGCACGACAACTGGAGCAGGCTCGGACTCGCCCAGGCATCCGCAGCGACGTGCCGACAGGTCGAGATCCCCGCGGCGGTCCGGATGGTGCTGCTCGTCTCGGACGGGATCTCGGACCAGGTGGACCAGGAGACCGCGGAGGCGCTGTGCCGCGCGTACGGCGGCGCCCCGCAGTCTCTCGCCGACGCCTTGGTGGCCGCCGCTGAGGAGAACGAGGACGGCTACCGCGACGACGCCACCGTCGTCGCCCTGCTGCGACAGGCTGGTAGCCAGCCCGCGGCCGCGGAGGTCGGCCCCGTCGACAAAGAGCAGGGCTCCACGTCACCGGTCGATCGACTGACCAGGCAGCAGCGGCACTACGTCGCGTGCTTCGCGCAGTGTGCGTCCATGGAAGAGATCGCGGACAGGCGCGGCGTGTCCCGTGGCGCTGTACTGCAGGCGCGGCGGCAGATCATGAAACGCCTCGACCTCACGTCCCCTGAACAATTCGAGGCATTCACACAGCAATATGGTGACGAGGCGTGGGAGAAGATTTGCCACTAG
- a CDS encoding zinc finger domain-containing protein, whose amino-acid sequence MTRRIPGAPMPDVVRHALRARQHPARAVECPHCGAHPHRPCTTISGRRRLPQPHPKRIAAWARSVACCPTCQVEPGIPCHLNGRQLPGGSVHARRYTEAETSV is encoded by the coding sequence GTGACCCGTCGCATCCCCGGCGCCCCGATGCCTGACGTCGTACGCCACGCCCTGCGCGCCCGGCAGCACCCGGCCCGCGCCGTCGAGTGCCCGCACTGCGGCGCCCACCCGCACCGGCCGTGCACCACCATCTCCGGCCGCCGTCGGCTTCCGCAGCCGCACCCGAAGCGGATTGCGGCCTGGGCCCGCTCCGTTGCGTGCTGCCCCACCTGCCAGGTCGAGCCCGGCATCCCCTGCCACCTCAACGGCCGCCAACTCCCCGGCGGCAGCGTGCATGCCCGTCGGTACACGGAAGCTGAGACCTCGGTATGA
- a CDS encoding zinc finger domain-containing protein — MNRDDAKRLLAHCAAFDNRQPSLAAAEAWAAALHDVPADDDAFAAVARYYATPPHRPGDRLWIQPHDIRTGRQKLRAERLENFTYEPPTSDCDPHYLARLRGQLAATADGRGPALCAAPALEGGPHPEFVEELEARGYEVGCPVPDAEEDGSTTAEVSAVRRPGPLGVECPVCRAPIGRPCKTRLRSKNSPKPHGARRRVAAGQPAATETPAEIEQRRAAALAHLAQTVHQEDQP, encoded by the coding sequence ATGAACCGAGACGACGCCAAGCGGCTCTTGGCCCACTGCGCGGCCTTCGACAACCGCCAGCCCAGCCTTGCCGCCGCAGAAGCCTGGGCCGCTGCACTCCATGACGTCCCAGCCGACGACGACGCCTTCGCCGCCGTGGCCCGCTACTACGCCACCCCGCCCCACAGGCCCGGCGACCGGCTCTGGATTCAGCCGCACGACATCCGCACCGGCCGACAAAAACTCCGCGCGGAGCGGCTGGAGAACTTCACCTACGAGCCACCGACCAGCGACTGTGATCCGCACTACCTTGCGCGACTGCGCGGCCAACTCGCCGCCACCGCCGACGGCCGGGGCCCGGCCCTGTGCGCGGCACCTGCGCTGGAAGGCGGCCCGCACCCGGAATTCGTGGAGGAGCTGGAGGCCCGCGGGTACGAGGTGGGCTGCCCAGTACCGGACGCCGAGGAAGACGGCAGCACGACGGCCGAGGTCTCCGCAGTTCGCCGGCCTGGCCCGCTGGGCGTGGAGTGTCCTGTCTGCCGCGCGCCGATCGGCCGACCGTGCAAGACCCGGCTGCGTTCGAAGAACTCGCCGAAGCCTCACGGCGCGCGCCGTCGGGTCGCCGCTGGCCAGCCCGCTGCCACCGAGACCCCGGCCGAGATCGAACAGCGCCGCGCCGCTGCCCTCGCCCACCTCGCCCAGACCGTGCACCAGGAGGACCAGCCGTGA
- a CDS encoding helix-turn-helix domain-containing protein, with protein MTWAMDDAPMLRTKSGKPDTTARHVLQALAEHANKNGRNAHPSLIRLQYRTGYDRRTVQRALRRLQDAGLIVDDGRVQDRTRWKLALHVTRPASDWEDLERAEEEDREATAARVRKHRSKKSAVTDAEAVTETDADDVTEAGVTDSASVRNALEVRYVTHSASVCNALSAALTTNQPSEEPPATPMAGVGAQGAGPLPGAYNAPIDDAAFTVTDSMRRWAHATYPGLDIEHSTAQFVSHYRSTGARRHSWPDAWQKWIRDDARRVAQRHTTGNVIPLPTGQALTGTDARVAGWLALPTEDPS; from the coding sequence GTGACCTGGGCCATGGACGACGCGCCGATGCTGCGCACCAAGTCCGGCAAGCCCGACACCACAGCCCGGCACGTGCTGCAGGCGTTGGCCGAGCACGCTAACAAGAACGGCCGCAATGCTCACCCGTCTCTCATCCGCCTTCAGTACCGCACCGGATACGACCGCCGTACCGTCCAGCGTGCGCTGCGGCGGCTGCAGGACGCCGGCCTGATCGTGGACGACGGCCGTGTGCAGGACCGCACCCGCTGGAAGCTGGCGCTGCATGTGACGCGGCCGGCTTCGGACTGGGAGGACTTGGAGCGGGCCGAGGAGGAGGACCGCGAGGCGACGGCGGCCCGGGTCCGCAAGCACCGATCGAAGAAGTCCGCCGTAACGGACGCAGAAGCCGTTACAGAAACGGACGCGGACGACGTTACCGAGGCCGGTGTAACGGATTCTGCGTCCGTACGTAACGCACTTGAAGTGCGTTACGTAACGCACTCTGCGTCCGTATGTAACGCACTCAGTGCCGCCCTAACCACCAATCAACCGTCAGAGGAACCACCAGCAACCCCTATGGCTGGTGTGGGTGCCCAAGGTGCAGGCCCCCTGCCCGGCGCGTACAACGCCCCCATCGACGACGCCGCATTCACCGTCACCGACTCGATGCGCCGCTGGGCCCACGCCACCTACCCCGGGCTCGACATCGAGCACTCCACTGCCCAGTTCGTCAGCCACTACCGCTCCACCGGAGCACGCCGCCACTCCTGGCCCGATGCCTGGCAAAAGTGGATACGCGACGACGCCCGCCGCGTCGCCCAACGCCACACCACCGGAAACGTCATCCCACTGCCCACCGGCCAGGCCCTCACCGGAACCGACGCACGCGTAGCCGGATGGCTCGCACTCCCCACCGAGGACCCGTCATGA
- a CDS encoding HU family DNA-binding protein — protein MAIKTKPTGPLNYTALSEHLAAETGTSVDTAKATVTALLDIVARTVADGHPVTISNFGAWLPTERPARAARNPHTGETMHLPASRAVRFRVSPRLADIIRAGDTAATVRKRPKNG, from the coding sequence ATGGCCATCAAGACGAAGCCGACCGGCCCGCTGAACTACACCGCCCTCTCCGAGCACCTCGCGGCCGAGACCGGCACCAGCGTTGACACCGCCAAGGCCACGGTCACCGCACTGCTCGACATCGTCGCGCGGACCGTTGCCGACGGACACCCGGTCACCATCAGCAACTTCGGCGCCTGGCTGCCCACCGAACGCCCGGCACGCGCCGCCCGCAACCCGCACACCGGCGAAACGATGCACCTGCCGGCCAGCCGCGCGGTCCGCTTCCGCGTCTCCCCCCGCCTCGCCGACATCATCCGCGCCGGGGACACCGCCGCAACCGTCCGCAAGCGGCCCAAGAACGGCTGA
- a CDS encoding WhiB family transcriptional regulator: protein MSAFDWMDEALCAQTDPALFHPDRDGSYSTAAKVCGSCPVREQCAQHAERLEGGVSRALRHGLWAGHTPNARAKQAAAELAEDQETDVRDSLIRRLHQRGGMTIAQIGAEVGCTARTVHRVLTRRAAA from the coding sequence ATGAGCGCCTTCGACTGGATGGACGAGGCGCTGTGCGCCCAGACCGACCCCGCGCTGTTCCACCCCGACAGGGACGGCAGCTACAGCACCGCCGCCAAGGTCTGCGGCTCGTGCCCGGTGCGCGAGCAATGCGCGCAGCACGCCGAGCGGCTGGAGGGCGGTGTGTCCCGTGCGCTGCGGCACGGCCTGTGGGCTGGGCACACGCCGAACGCCCGTGCCAAGCAGGCCGCCGCTGAGCTGGCGGAAGACCAGGAGACCGACGTCCGCGACAGCCTGATCCGCCGGCTGCACCAGCGCGGCGGGATGACCATCGCGCAAATCGGTGCAGAGGTCGGATGCACCGCCCGGACCGTCCACCGCGTCCTGACCCGAAGGGCGGCGGCATGA
- a CDS encoding WhiB family transcriptional regulator, which translates to MTRLLDAPRDAVTGWQLLGACRAEDPELFYPVGYAGPAKAQIADAKAVCSRCPVMRICQDWALATGEEWGVWGGLSEAERRNIRRHRARTGAGR; encoded by the coding sequence ATGACCCGCCTGCTGGACGCTCCGCGCGACGCGGTCACCGGGTGGCAGCTGCTCGGGGCTTGCCGGGCGGAGGACCCGGAGCTGTTCTACCCGGTCGGGTATGCCGGCCCTGCGAAGGCGCAGATCGCTGACGCCAAGGCCGTGTGCAGCCGCTGTCCGGTGATGCGCATCTGCCAGGACTGGGCCCTCGCCACCGGCGAGGAGTGGGGGGTGTGGGGCGGCCTCTCGGAGGCCGAGCGCCGCAACATTCGCCGCCACAGGGCCCGGACGGGGGCCGGACGATGA
- a CDS encoding PD-(D/E)XK nuclease-like domain-containing protein, whose protein sequence is MTTTLPAGASAPAAGPVTGPGLYDLTADEYHADPVPGGSLSSSGARKLLPPSCPALFRHEQDNPPPPKATFDFGHAAHRLVLDAGPELVPLDFDDWRTSAARDEREAVRESGAMPLLRKDYDVVQAMANALWQHPVARKLFEPGSGTPESALVWRDGPTGVMRRALLDWRPAPGPGRMVIPDYKTTRSAEPAALQRAMHEYGYHQQADWYRSGCRALGLAGDDAQFVFVCQEKTPPYLVTVYQPSAMAMRIGAARNRRAIETYAECVETGRWPGYSDDIAYLSLPPYAEIRDSEEYL, encoded by the coding sequence GTGACGACTACCCTGCCGGCCGGGGCTTCGGCCCCGGCCGCCGGGCCCGTCACCGGGCCCGGCCTGTACGACCTGACCGCTGACGAGTACCACGCCGATCCGGTGCCGGGCGGCTCCCTGTCCTCGTCGGGTGCCCGCAAGCTGTTGCCTCCGTCCTGCCCGGCGCTCTTCCGGCACGAGCAGGACAACCCGCCGCCGCCGAAGGCCACGTTCGACTTCGGGCACGCCGCGCACCGCCTGGTCCTCGACGCCGGCCCCGAGCTGGTGCCGCTGGACTTCGACGACTGGCGTACGTCGGCTGCTCGGGACGAGCGCGAAGCGGTCCGCGAGAGCGGTGCCATGCCGCTTCTGCGCAAGGACTACGACGTGGTCCAGGCCATGGCGAATGCCCTGTGGCAGCACCCGGTCGCGCGGAAGCTGTTCGAGCCCGGCAGCGGCACGCCGGAGTCCGCGCTCGTGTGGCGGGACGGCCCGACCGGCGTCATGCGGCGCGCCCTGCTGGACTGGCGTCCCGCGCCGGGCCCTGGCCGCATGGTCATCCCCGACTACAAGACCACTCGGTCCGCCGAACCCGCCGCGCTGCAACGGGCGATGCACGAGTACGGCTACCACCAGCAAGCCGACTGGTACCGCTCCGGATGCCGCGCCCTCGGCCTGGCCGGGGACGACGCCCAGTTCGTGTTCGTGTGCCAGGAGAAGACGCCGCCGTACCTGGTGACCGTCTACCAGCCCAGCGCCATGGCGATGCGCATCGGCGCCGCCCGCAACCGGCGCGCCATCGAGACGTACGCCGAGTGCGTCGAGACCGGCCGTTGGCCCGGCTACAGCGACGACATCGCCTACCTCTCCCTTCCCCCGTACGCGGAGATTCGCGACTCCGAGGAGTACCTGTGA
- a CDS encoding DUF6195 family protein: protein MTTTQPMTVADLASLAFSKLTAAAESQGDEMFDKHRDEFLGFARGTARMTLGEEAAALLDWQYTGTAELPEGVEQATARLGEGRSEYLRYRITDGDESTFVLVQPCGACGREQIDEVGGLAHLGALLDTAAELAKAARGGDGR from the coding sequence ATGACGACGACCCAACCCATGACCGTCGCCGACCTCGCGAGCCTCGCGTTCAGCAAGTTGACGGCCGCAGCCGAGTCTCAGGGCGACGAGATGTTCGACAAGCACCGGGACGAGTTCCTCGGCTTTGCCCGCGGTACGGCCCGTATGACCCTGGGTGAGGAGGCCGCCGCCCTGCTGGACTGGCAGTACACCGGCACGGCCGAGCTGCCGGAGGGCGTCGAACAGGCCACGGCCCGCCTCGGCGAGGGACGCAGCGAGTACCTGCGGTACCGCATCACCGACGGCGACGAGTCGACGTTCGTCCTGGTGCAGCCGTGCGGCGCGTGCGGGCGCGAACAGATCGACGAGGTCGGTGGTCTGGCCCACCTCGGCGCGCTGCTCGACACAGCCGCAGAACTGGCCAAGGCCGCTCGGGGCGGTGACGGGCGATGA
- a CDS encoding response regulator transcription factor: MAVRVLPQQQRAALVAMANGLSVGETARRLCLAPATIKSHRRLLYRRLGARCSAHAVATAIRVGLLDVADVQEPAGGERP, encoded by the coding sequence ATGGCGGTCCGTGTGCTGCCGCAGCAGCAGCGGGCGGCCCTGGTGGCCATGGCCAACGGGCTGTCCGTAGGAGAAACGGCGCGGCGCCTGTGCCTGGCCCCCGCCACGATCAAGAGCCACCGCCGCCTGCTGTACCGGCGGCTGGGCGCCCGTTGCAGTGCGCACGCCGTGGCGACGGCGATCCGTGTCGGGCTTCTGGACGTGGCTGACGTGCAGGAGCCGGCGGGGGGTGAGCGTCCGTGA
- a CDS encoding DUF6197 family protein, with product MTRTVFAEAAETIVRNGHGKDDYYDTTAVAETPQESPVCLLGALSLHLFGTPLPPWMPGDEPSELETYAVLVAGHLGLPVEDMRDGAQVAVSNWNDAEERTADEVIAALRALAESGER from the coding sequence ATGACCCGCACTGTATTCGCGGAGGCCGCCGAGACGATCGTGAGGAACGGCCACGGCAAGGACGACTACTACGACACCACGGCAGTGGCGGAGACACCGCAGGAAAGCCCCGTGTGCCTGCTGGGTGCCCTGTCCCTCCACCTGTTCGGCACCCCTCTCCCTCCGTGGATGCCAGGAGACGAGCCCAGCGAGCTGGAGACCTACGCCGTCCTTGTCGCAGGCCACCTCGGCCTGCCGGTGGAAGACATGCGGGACGGCGCGCAGGTTGCGGTGTCGAACTGGAACGACGCGGAGGAGCGCACGGCGGACGAGGTCATCGCTGCCCTGCGTGCGCTCGCCGAAAGCGGTGAGCGGTGA
- a CDS encoding helix-turn-helix transcriptional regulator, producing MSDSSPHLTVEQLAARWQVTKQAIYTMRHRGTAPRGFKTGLVLRFPLQEVLAWEADRLAGDTLSARATAPETRAPEPRRSRRRSAPRAALPRT from the coding sequence ATGTCCGATAGCTCCCCCCACCTGACCGTGGAGCAGCTCGCTGCCCGGTGGCAGGTGACGAAGCAGGCCATCTACACCATGCGCCACCGCGGCACGGCGCCGCGCGGGTTCAAGACCGGCTTGGTCCTCCGTTTTCCGCTCCAGGAGGTCCTGGCCTGGGAAGCGGATCGCCTGGCCGGAGACACGCTCTCCGCTCGGGCTACCGCCCCGGAGACCCGCGCGCCGGAGCCGCGTCGCTCTCGCCGGCGCTCCGCGCCGCGCGCGGCTCTCCCGCGCACCTGA
- a CDS encoding helix-turn-helix domain-containing protein: MQAQGSTIRRQREESGYGLTAFARHIGISPGWLSRIERGKAKPSPDVLRRIAVALSEEQAARAAITQIARHEAEAPDVR, encoded by the coding sequence ATGCAGGCGCAGGGATCCACCATCCGGCGCCAGCGCGAGGAGAGCGGCTACGGGCTGACGGCATTCGCCAGGCACATCGGCATCTCCCCCGGCTGGCTCTCCCGAATCGAACGCGGCAAAGCCAAACCCAGCCCTGACGTCCTTCGACGGATCGCCGTCGCTCTCTCAGAGGAGCAGGCGGCCAGGGCCGCGATCACCCAGATCGCGCGACACGAAGCAGAGGCACCCGATGTCCGATAG
- a CDS encoding helix-turn-helix domain-containing protein — protein MNHDPRAWEALGRAIRDDRQRQGLSREELAQRVVERGAKITTRTLGSIERGVVPKRGEKPPTLEAAVAALGWAAGDADRILQGEDPRSVLGQAAPASPRAHALELLPKVYEFSRTAVAAGADPGMRDRFDRLAQQLVESVPSERDVSAAYGLAAYRPHAAGEGVPQDDADRIFEAMGRDA, from the coding sequence ATGAACCACGACCCCCGGGCGTGGGAGGCGCTCGGCCGCGCCATCCGAGACGACCGGCAGCGTCAAGGGCTGAGCCGAGAAGAACTCGCGCAGCGAGTAGTGGAGCGCGGCGCCAAGATCACGACTCGCACTCTCGGGAGCATTGAGCGGGGCGTCGTGCCGAAGCGCGGGGAGAAGCCTCCGACGCTTGAAGCGGCAGTCGCGGCTCTCGGATGGGCTGCAGGCGACGCCGACCGGATCCTCCAGGGCGAAGACCCTCGAAGCGTGCTCGGTCAGGCGGCTCCGGCGTCACCGCGAGCGCACGCCCTTGAGCTGCTGCCGAAGGTGTACGAGTTCAGTCGCACGGCCGTCGCGGCCGGCGCGGATCCTGGCATGCGTGATCGCTTCGACCGGCTGGCGCAGCAGCTTGTGGAGTCTGTCCCGTCGGAGCGGGATGTGTCCGCGGCGTACGGTCTCGCGGCCTACCGGCCGCATGCGGCCGGAGAGGGCGTTCCGCAGGACGATGCGGATCGGATCTTTGAGGCGATGGGTCGCGACGCCTGA
- a CDS encoding ImmA/IrrE family metallo-endopeptidase → MPVARIHVTTQAGRLYDPASVLDSLGIPVVYTWLRDTWGAWSADHGRVVVATGLSPVQERCVLAHEVEHVLAGDTGCMDRDQLTALRQERRADLKAARKLIAISDLCQVAQWAPDLPTVAAELGVTERLVEVRLNDLKGEGWPAWQAGSKIAG, encoded by the coding sequence ATGCCTGTTGCACGGATCCACGTCACCACGCAAGCGGGACGGCTGTACGACCCCGCCTCGGTACTCGACTCGCTCGGTATACCCGTGGTCTACACCTGGCTCCGGGACACCTGGGGTGCATGGTCAGCAGACCACGGACGGGTGGTCGTAGCCACCGGGCTGAGCCCCGTACAAGAGCGTTGCGTCCTGGCTCATGAAGTCGAACATGTCCTAGCTGGCGACACCGGCTGTATGGACCGCGATCAGCTCACGGCGCTGCGCCAGGAGCGCCGGGCCGACCTGAAGGCAGCACGGAAACTCATCGCCATATCGGATCTCTGCCAGGTCGCGCAGTGGGCACCGGACCTGCCAACCGTCGCGGCTGAGCTCGGCGTCACGGAGCGACTGGTCGAGGTCCGGCTAAATGATCTGAAAGGGGAGGGGTGGCCGGCATGGCAGGCTGGATCGAAGATCGCTGGCTGA
- a CDS encoding tyrosine-type recombinase/integrase translates to MAGWIEDRWLKKRVNPKTGKRERTKLWGSKTKRYRVAGIPGVRSRSFDTADAAKSWLKTAGADSARGDFYDPRNGMITLEQYVRQTWWPTVRIPPTTKESMATRIFGHILPHMGAMPLAKIGPDEIKWWVTQAEQDIDVSTIRVTWRHFSKIMQAAKAAKRIPANPFRDPELKAPAVPKSKAKAWPRKRVEAVRANLGRRYRVLVDEAVMSGVRQGEAFGLSPGDLDGEELHIERQVIKTSRGLAFAPPKGNKTRVGPCPAALAEAVKAHMKEFPPVEVTLPWVDPDRPNMAWEDRPLRTVLLICTTPRGNAINRASFDDKQWKPALAAAGIIEPPEVEKIERPGKRPLVRIHWNMPREEGFHVTRHTFASVVLAGGETITKLAQWLGHSDPAFTLRTYVHFMPKAGRRGLAALAAWARGEDPDDADH, encoded by the coding sequence ATGGCAGGCTGGATCGAAGATCGCTGGCTGAAGAAGCGTGTGAACCCCAAGACCGGGAAGCGGGAGCGCACGAAGCTGTGGGGGTCGAAGACCAAGCGCTACCGGGTGGCTGGCATCCCTGGCGTCAGATCCAGGTCGTTCGACACGGCCGATGCGGCCAAGTCCTGGTTGAAGACGGCGGGTGCGGACTCGGCCCGCGGGGACTTCTACGACCCCCGCAACGGCATGATCACGCTGGAGCAGTACGTACGCCAAACCTGGTGGCCCACCGTACGGATCCCTCCGACGACCAAGGAGTCCATGGCCACACGCATCTTCGGGCACATCCTGCCGCACATGGGCGCGATGCCTCTCGCCAAGATCGGGCCTGACGAAATCAAATGGTGGGTGACGCAGGCGGAGCAGGACATCGACGTCAGCACGATCCGTGTGACATGGCGCCACTTCTCCAAGATCATGCAAGCCGCGAAGGCAGCCAAGCGAATACCCGCGAACCCGTTCCGTGACCCCGAGCTGAAGGCGCCTGCTGTCCCGAAGAGCAAGGCGAAGGCGTGGCCGCGGAAGAGAGTGGAGGCTGTGCGTGCGAACCTGGGGCGGCGGTACCGCGTGCTGGTGGATGAAGCGGTCATGTCGGGCGTGCGGCAAGGGGAGGCGTTTGGGCTGTCACCCGGCGATCTCGACGGCGAGGAGCTGCATATCGAGCGCCAGGTCATCAAGACCTCGCGGGGGCTGGCCTTCGCCCCGCCGAAGGGCAACAAGACCCGAGTCGGCCCGTGCCCGGCCGCGTTGGCTGAGGCCGTGAAGGCCCATATGAAGGAGTTTCCGCCCGTCGAGGTGACGCTGCCCTGGGTGGACCCGGACCGCCCCAACATGGCGTGGGAGGACCGCCCGTTGCGCACGGTTCTGCTGATCTGTACGACACCGCGCGGCAACGCGATCAACCGGGCGTCGTTCGATGACAAGCAGTGGAAGCCAGCGCTGGCCGCCGCCGGGATCATTGAGCCTCCCGAAGTCGAGAAGATCGAGCGCCCTGGGAAGCGACCTCTCGTCCGCATCCACTGGAACATGCCGCGTGAGGAGGGGTTCCACGTCACGAGGCACACCTTCGCGAGCGTCGTCCTGGCTGGTGGCGAGACCATCACGAAGCTGGCACAGTGGTTGGGGCACTCGGACCCAGCGTTCACGCTGCGGACGTACGTGCACTTCATGCCGAAGGCCGGGCGTCGCGGGCTCGCCGCTCTGGCCGCCTGGGCGAGGGGCGAGGACCCCGACGACGCGGATCATTGA